One Denticeps clupeoides chromosome 12, fDenClu1.1, whole genome shotgun sequence genomic window carries:
- the LOC114800640 gene encoding msx2-interacting protein isoform X1: MVRETRHLWVGNLPEHVREEKIVEHFKRYGRVESVKVLRKRGSEGGVAAFVDFVDIKSAQKAHNAVNKMGDRDLRTDYNEPGSVPSAVRGLEDSPASSSHGRDVSGFSRATVGAVYGPPVSLHTREGRYERRLDGSSDSRERTYDHSPYGHHDRSAAFDRTRHYSTDYYRDRAMFAPGVSSSAAASAIGGSFDTPDAHFESRIRDPFTLSSAARRDPYRDDRGRRVDRTYHHRRSRSSHSSQSRHPSPQRTTGQASKQPHSPKRATVSPSRGPRSQSRSRSSSSDSVSSTSSTGSGSSDSNSSSSERSRTRSVQSAATHPPPAPPPLSLDSDEPRRSFGIKVQNLPVRSTDTSLKDGLFHEFKKYGKVTSVQIHGASEERYGLVFFRQQEDQEKALSVSKGKLFFGMLIEVTAWNGPETESENEFRPLDGRIDEFHPKATRTLFIGNLEKTTNYQQLLDVFQRFGEIVDIDIKRVNGVPQYAFVQYSDIASVCKAIKKMDGEYLGANRLKLGFGKSMPTSCVWLDGLASNITEQYLTRHFCRYGHVVKVVFDRLKGMALILYNNTDFAQAAVRETKGWKIGGNKIKVDFASQESQMAFYRSMQASGQDIRDFYEIQSERREDRRPPYHDFTAERAYYENVRAPGLYAEDPRRDYPARSRDRYAELEHYQGEHYDPRFHEDPREYRDYRDPFEQDIRKYSYIQRERERERERFEADRSRWSPSHQRRPITPSASSSPSERVPREAERRVYRHSSERSGSCSSLSPPPPAQFEKLDKSPVDYKPEERDVEAVELERVGVAERGKRVRRKDKGDKEKGEKTKSRRAKVPSPATPHSETDKEATLDSLSKVKVLDVDTTEKQRHKGDMEDSTADQLSRSEPQKSDRFDQGKGEASDRDGKTRQKKHNKSDSVNEGKDLFQDSDRLAARKRRFGEPSGKGIRQKRGRIEEENPGLVLQSDSGPTVFAKEPDGDLKGLEKEAHNRDQTKMKPERLVSNYSQKDEQHPGAIAGRESSSAVRQGEPSDVNTEVPDPQSGPSVLRLFSHDGSLDQDNKPREDYMSLDIDLSQSYRKQMEQNRKLRQQLQEPDKQGKPGSPPSLDSEDFEHCSLVHEVGKPPQDVTDNSPSSKKKQESFESEQSSKRERVYRTFRPKSEDPEWNNSPRLQHPPQHPDEDFLDMPHLMTVKDLKQPPKHDVHPELELSVKRVHTTQMSKLSTSLHGSVDEQHKRWESRLKQEVLPDLNFSSAGRKRLNRKHLDYGLWHDLEPGEVRSDSEEDREHKSSSPVASTSVSLPERQRMERLSDSKIATSLERNKFYSFALDQTITPDTKALLERAKSLSSSREDNWSFLDYDSHFASFRSRKDTEKVETAPRPTPSWYMKKKKIRSESEDKLDERKEDPKPEEQERRELFASRFLHSSIFEQDSRRLQHLERKHEDPEHGLGYNTSQQGPAEGQLDPEPVVLFHSRFLELTRLQQQKDKEQSQQEAKKSDVIESNRSDKSPEGEQHPQLPSNVHEPVSNPDINPVSPLQIVPVFQGNFTPKEIFASVEKSAPQISSQVSSLPSKEPCDPQPVPRSQPVHEAFPVHNSPKLVEINEVTEVKEVAINHQPEVSLSDIKDVSKPYASSSEVQFAETLENSVQPKPEADPELPTNVIPNPAEDLQTSPETPATPMEVASQVKQDDQPGINSVEFPHTYSVGEPVSPPQKSKSKKNKAYTTAPAATVASPSSSDKQATRKSERIDREKLKRGSSPRGETSKNAGKSPVQGVEAEHNTEQSISLGRTRRRNVRSVYATPVEDEPTSQAVKDAESPRPARKRGGDKDSAAHQTEQESLTTPRRGRPPKNRRQGDDSSTVKGDRTKSGEPKELDNNDLGNIEAVGKTFKSKNSPPKVQMCQVPPFSTTAMVKKGDKEKAPENVTEQLDTSAEVDPKESTLPNDSEHLVQRGQKKEEHSQQNTLKETEPGKVYEKSSGNKAEKPIEPVTEEQPCTIYGRSKGTRLSRNTKLATEDKSLGLKNLRIRLDLTEVKAMLQSSEEEPINEHLNQKNEVHVAPKERGGHNVEREMNLSDSKITLPSETVLSRQIELQQAVENIVPRSPQTEPSPTVLHIAEDPEPETEEEKPVNPASDPELVLAINSITSDMSCTLPQELVLDSEQEAQPFSTEPDNSSPSGQEELAPAGTPRKGTKGRLKIQKKSKSQKPATGRKDSVKDGVLDTECTLLPVPDSVGPESQTDTSASTAAMVITVSPKQKVNVTDISKVSEEPPKYEPDPLRVTHTVNKSPTLFKPQQHFDCAVPSLSPTGVSLKSSHNSRVSLSPSDQNQLRDAGIHAPVTSVIPKESPVISPDGPDPDSNSSDLRKILMKAKNISVASSVPGNLRENPPSLESVVNKPSLIDSRQTSLTAQPMICSSSSLSSTEPKQIFGEKAVISVIASTATSVISRICNPTETEEKAKINPLMEKPLPKQVYQPKVEDSGTYHGSNVGDDGGNAGRFVVESGNLTTGPSLGLRVNTSEGVVVLSHSGQKIEGKSAKVSAKISPIPPASPADMESQQLVSMPQIKPELYTQTPTAKGSVIPSDIVHSLKAQSSITSKQENVGLDKKESAYQSSQSGVVKRLPQTGSSQVMGYHLTEFPMVLKHPKKGDGSEPLSDGSKPWPSAISPAISPHLTSPSGNHVPFNPPSDRASSHLGGMKEPRSPRKSGHPHSPFTKGSSSPKGMPVMIATGIPTIPQYVHHSEQSVIMPPHSSHATIGRLSPHRVSQAVQIGHLSQGDVRVNTPPLAMLNYGIHSDPLGSPWSGPPQQRSASPQAVGNRDVVMKVNPGSARSHETVDEESRRFHQVMGRPSAPPLKPESLQPEYRAGLSSALQLDRYNMQQREMRILMHHQQGERPATELHLGNEGVPSSSAPTSITASLSPRAHLLGKGMSDMDSSKPVDVKRPSSPVCKDAMIRGTMSAIASPQRVPIHQEYQAVYTNIRGVPQQFVENPPLSLNQPPLIASSQASQDVNHSQLQNDTNLEQVGYQSVDMVQLLTKYPIIWQGLLALKNDTVAVQLHFVCGNKALALRSLPLPEGGALLRIVQRMRLEASQLESVARRMTGESEFCLLLAMPCGRDQDDVVIQSQALRAAFINYLQAKLAAGIINVPNPGSNQPAYVLQIFPPCEFSESHLSRLAPDLFSRISSISPQHLMIVITSV, from the exons ATGGTTCGGGAAACCAGACACCTCTGGGTCGGAAACTTACCCGAACACGTTCGCGAGGAGAAGATCGTGGAACATTTTAAACG GTATGGACGAGTGGAGAGTGTCAAGGTCCTGCGCAAGCGGGGCTCTGAAGGTGGCGTGGCGGCGTTTGTGGATTTTGTGGACATTAAAAGTGCACAGAAGGCTCACAATGCAGTCAACAAGATGGGAGACCGAGATCTGCGCACAGACTACAATGAGCCTGGCTCCGTTCCCAGCGCGGTTCGGGGTCTGGAGGACAGTCCTGCCTCGAGCAGTCATGGCAGGGATGTTTCGGGGTTCTCAAGGGCCACTGTTGGGGCAGTTTATGGACCCCCAGTGTCCCTCCACACCAGAGAGGGGCGCTATGAACGCAGACTAGACGG cagctcagacagccgAGAACGTACATACGATCACAGTCCCTATGGACACCATGACCGCAGTGCTGCCTTTGATAGGACACGGCACTACAGCACAGACTATTATCGTGACCGTGCAATGTTTGCCCCAGGAGTCAGCTCTAGTGCGGCAGCAAGTGCAATTGGAGGAAGTTTTGACACCCCTGACGCTCATTTTGAGTCCCGCATTCGTGACCCCTTTACCCTGTCCAGTGCAGCACGGCGGGACCCATACCGCGACGACCGGGGGCGGCGCGTGGACCGAACGTACCACCACCGTCGCAGCCGATCTTCACACTCCTCACAGTCACGCCACCCTTCCCCTCAAAGGACCACTGGGCAAGCCTCTAAACAGCCACACTCCCCtaagagggccacagtgtcaCCAAGCCGAGGACCACGGTCCCAGTCTCGTAGCAGATCATCCAGTTCGGACTCGgtcagcagcaccagcagcaccgGCAGTGGCAG cagtGACTCAAACAGCAGTTCCAGTGAGAGATCTCGGACGCGCTCCGTCCAGTCGGCAGCAACACACCCTCCTCCCGCACCTCCGCCGCTTTCTTTAGACAGTGATGAGCCTCGCAGGAGCTTTGGCATTAAGGTTCAAAACCTGCCTGTCCGCTCTAcgg ACACCAGTCTAAAAGATGGATTGTTCCACGAGTTTAAGAAATATGGTAAGGTAACATCGGTACAGATACACGGCGCGTCTGAGGAGCGATACGGCCTGGTGTTCTTCAGACAGCAAGAAGACCAAGAGAAGGCCCTAAGTGTCTCTAAAGGAAAGTTGTTCTTTGGAATGCTCATTGAGGTCACAGCTTGGAATGGCCCTG agacagagagtgaaAATGAGTTCAGGCCTCTGGATGGGCGGATAGATGAATTTCACCCAAAAGCTACTCGTACACTCTTTATTGGAAATCTGGAAAAGACAACCAACTACCAGCAGCTGCTTGATGTGTTCCAGCGATTTGGAGAAATTGTg GATATAGACATTAAAAGAGTTAATGGAGTTCCTCAGTATGCCTTTGTGCAGTACTCTGATATTGCTAGTGTCTGCAAGGCTATAAAGAAGATGGATGGAGAATACCTTGGGGCCAATCGCTTAAAg CTGGGTTTTGGAAAGAGTATGCCAACGTCATGTGTGTGGCTGGATGGTTTAGCCTCCAATATCACAGAGCAGTATCTGACACGACACTTCTGTCGCTACGGACACGTAGTCAAG GTTGTGTTTGACAGACTGAAAGGAATGGCTCTCATCCTGTACAACAACACAGACTTTGCACAGGCGGCAGTTCGAGAGACCAAAGGTTGGAAAATTGGTGGCAATAAAATTAAG GTGGATTTTGCCAGTCAAGAGAGCCAGATGGCCTTTTATCGCTCAATGCAGGCATCTGGTCAGGACATACGAGACTTCTATGAAATTCAGTCAGAAAGGAG GGAGGACCGTAGGCCTCCGTACCATGATTTCACAGCAGAGAGGGCATATTATGAGAACGTGCGTGCTCCGGGACTATATGCCGAGGACCCTCGCCGTGATTACCCTGCCAGAAGTCGGGATCGCTATGCAGAACTGGAACATTACCAGGGTGAACACTATGACCCGCGTTTTCACGAAGATCCTCGTGAATACAGGGATTACAGAGACCCTTTTGAGCAGGACATTCGGAAGTACAGCTACATTCAACGCGAGCGGGAACGAGAGCGCGAGCGGTTCGAAGCAGATCGCAGTCGGTGGAGCCCTTCTCACCAGCGACGCCCCATTACTCCCAGTGCCTCATCATCACCATCGGAACGTGTCCCCAGGGAAGCGGAGCGGCGCGTCTACAGGCACTCTTCTGAGCGGAGTGGTAGCTGCAGCTCACTTTCTCCACCACCACCCGCCCAGTTTGAAAAGCTGGACAAGTCGCCTGTTGATTATAAGCCAGAAGAGCGGGACGTGGAGGCAGTTGAACTGGAGCGTGTTGGTGTGGCCGAGCGAGGCAAGCGAGTTAGACGTAAAGACAAAGGTGATaaagagaaaggagagaaaacaAAGTCAAGAAGAGCTAAAGTTCCATCTCCTGCTACTCCTCATTCAGAGACTGACAAAGAAGCCACTTTGGATAGTTTGTCGAAAGTAAAGGTTTTGGATGTAGACACTACTGAGAAGCAGCGACACAAAGGTGATATGGAAGATTCTACTGCTGATCAATTATCCCGTTCAGAACCTCAGAAATCAGACCGATTTGATCAAGGAAAGGGGGAAGCATCAGATAGGGATGGAAAAACAAGGCAGAAGAAGCACAACAAATCTGACTCTGTAAATGAAGGAAAAGATTTGTTCCAGGACTCTGATCGCTTGGCCGCTCGGAAAAGACGCTTTGGAGAACCTAGTGGAAAAGGTATTAGACAGAAAAGGGGTCGAATTGAAGAGGAAAACCCTGGCCTTGTTCTGCAGTCAGATTCCGGACCTACAGTATTTGCAAAAGAACCTGACGGAGATTTGAAGGGGTTAGAAAAGGAGGCACACAACAGAGACCAAACTAAAATGAAACCCGAGAGGCTGGTTTCAAATTACAGCCAGAAAGATGAACAGCATCCCGGCGCAATCGCCGGGAGAGAATCAAGTTCAGCGGTACGACAAggggagccttctgatgttaacaCGGAGGTCCCAGACCCCCAGTCTGGACCGAGTGTCTTAAGACTGTTTTCTCATGATGGAAGTCTGGATCAGGACAATAAGCCCAGGGAAGACTATATGTCTCTTGATATAGACCTTTCCCAGAGTTATAGAAAGCAGATGGAACAAAATCGGAAGCTGCGCCAGCAGCTTCAAGAACCTGATAAACAAGGAAAGCCAGGGAGCCCTCCTAGCTTGGACAGCGAAGACTTTGAGCATTGCAGTCTGGTACATGAGGTTGGAAAACCACCTCAGGATGTTACAGATAATTCTCCATCATCCAAAAAGAAGCAGGAGTCATTTGAGTCTGAACAAAGTTCTAAAAGGGAACGTGTCTACAGAACATTCCGGCCAAAAAGCGAAGACCCGGAGTGGAATAACTCCCCCCGACTTCAGCACCCTCCTCAGCACCCAGACGAGGATTTTCTGGACATGCCACACCTTATGACCGTCAAAGACCTTAAGCAGCCCCCAAAACATGATGTCCACCCAGAACTGGAACTCTCAGTCAAACGAGTACACACCACACAAATGTCGAAACTGAGTACTTCTTTACACGGAAGCGTTGATGAGCAGCATAAGCGTTGGGAAAGCAGATTAAAACAAGAGGTGCTGCCCGACCTAAATTTCAGTAGTGCAGGAAGAAAGAGGCTCAATAGAAAGCATTTGGACTATGGTCTCTGGCACGACCTGGAACCGGGAGAAGTAAGATCAGACTCCGAAGAGGACCGCGAACACAAGTCGAGTTCTCCAGTGGCCTCTACGTCCGTGTCCCTCCCAGAGAGACAAAGAATGGAGAGGCTGTCTGACAGTAAAATAGCCACGTCATTGGAACGAAATAAATTCTATTCGTTTGCACTAGACCAGACAATTACTCCAGACACAAAAGCCCTGCTCGAAAGAGCCAAGTCTTTGTCTTCCTCAAGGGAGGACAACTGGTCTTTCCTGGATTACGATTCACACTTTGCTAGCTTTCGAAGTAGAAAGGATACAGAGAAGGTTGAAACGGCACCACGACCCACACCCTCGTGgtacatgaaaaagaaaaaaattcgaAGTGAATCGGAGGATAAGCTTGATGAACGAAAGGAAGATCCCAAACCTGAAGAACAAGAGAGACGGGAGCTTTTTGCTTCTAGGTTCCTACATAGCTCCATTTTTGAACAAGACTCTAGACGCCTCCAGCACTTAGAAAGAAAACATGAAGACCCTGAACATGGTCTGGGGTACAATACTTCCCAGCAAGGGCCCGCTGAGGGCCAGCTAGACCCAGAACCAGTTGTACTTTTTCACAGTCGTTTTTTGGAATTGACGCGGCTACAACAGCAAAAAGACAAAGAACAGTCACAGCAGGAAGCTAAGAAAAGTGATGTCATCGAAAGCAACCGATCAGACAAGTCACCGGAAGGAGAGCAGCACCCTCAGCTACCTTCTAATGTCCACGAACCTGTTTCAAATCCAGACATTAATCCGGTCAGTCCCCTTCAAATTGTCCCTGTGTTCCAGGGTAATTTTACACCAAAAGAGATTTTCGCATCAGTTGAAAAATCTGCTCCTCAAATTTCATCCCAGGTTTCAAGTTTGCCATCTAAAGAGCCGTGTGATCCCCAGCCTGTGCCTCGGTCACAACCTGTGCATGAGGCCTTCCCTGTTCATAACAGTCCAAAGTTAGTGGAGATAAACGAAGTGACTGAAGTAAAGGAAGTAGCGATCAATCACCAGCCTGAAGTATCACTTAGTGATATCAAAGATGTTAGCAAACCGTATGCTTCTTCCAGTGAAGTACAATTTGCTGAGACGTTGGAGAATAGTGTTCAGCCAAAACCTGAAGCTGATCCTGAATTGCCCACCAATGTCATTCCAAACCCCGCTGAGGACTTGCAGACATCTCCAGAAACACCGGCTACCCCGATGGAGGTGGCATCACAGGTCAAGCAGGATGATCAGCCGGGCATTAATTCGGTAGAATTCCCTCATACCTATTCAGTGGGAGAGCCCGTTTCACCCCctcaaaaatccaaaagcaaGAAGAATAAAGCTTACACTACAGCACCCGCAGCTACTGTGGCATCGCCAAGCAGCTCTGACAAACAAGCCACGCGGAAGAGTGAACGTATCGACAGGGAGAAACTGAAACGAGGGTCTTCCCCTCGAGGAGAAACATCCAAGAATGCTGGCAAGTCTCCTGTTCAGGGTGTTGAGGCCGAGCacaatactgagcaaagcatctcTCTTGGAAGGACGAGGCGCAGGAATGTGCGTTCTGTGTATGCTACCCCGGTAGAAGATGAGCCTACTTCACAGGCCGTGAAGGATGCGGAGTCCCCGCGTCCTGCTCGGAAGCGTGGAGGCGACAAGGACTCAGCGGCACACCAGACTGAGCAAGAGAGCCTGACAACACCTCGGCGAGGACGTCCTCCAAAGAATCGACGTCAGGGAGATGATTCATCAACTGTGAAAGGAGATCGCACGAAATCAGGAGAGCCCAAGGAACTGGATAATAATGATTTGGGCAACATTGAAGCTGTTGGTAAAACATTTAAGAGCAAAAACTCTCCACCAAAAGTACAAATGTGCCAAGTGCCCCCATTTAGTACAACTGCAATGGTTAAGAAGGGAGACAAGGAAAAAGCTCCTGAAAATGTAACAGAGCAACTAGACACTTCTGCAGAGGTTGATCCCAAGGAGTCTACTTTGCCGAATGACTCTGAACACCTTGTTCAAAGGGGGcaaaagaaagaagaacatTCCCAACAGAATACTTTAAAGGAAACCGAACCTGGTAAAGTTTATGAGAAAAGTTCTGGAAACAAGGCTGAGAAGCCCATTGAACCAGTCACTGAGGAACAGCCCTGTACTATATATGGGAGGTCGAAAGGAACAAGATTAAGCCGAAACACTAAGCTCGCTACTGAAGACAAGTCTCTTGGTCTCAAAAATCTTCGAATTCGACTTGATTTGACTGAGGTTAAAGCCATGCTTCAGTCTAGTGAAGAGGAGCCTATTAATGAACATTTGAATCAAAAGAACGAGGTTCATGTTGCACCAAAAGAGCGTGGTGGCCATAATGTGGAAAGAGAAATGAATTTATCTGATTCAAAGATTACTCTTCCATCTGAAACTGTGCTTTCTCGTCAAATTGAACTTCAGCAGGCTGTAGAAAACATTGTTCCCCGGAGTCCTCAGACAGAGCCATCTCCTACAGTTCTTCACATCGCAGAAGACCCAGAGCCTGAGACAGAAGAAGAGAAGCCTGTTAATCCTGCTAGTGACCCTGAACTTGTGCTGGCTATTAATTCAATTACATCCGACATGTCTTGCACATTGCCACAAGAACTTGTCCTGGATTCAGAACAGGAAGCTCAGCCTTTTAGTACAGAACCAGATAACAGTTCACCTTCAGGTCAAGAGGAGTTAGCTCCTGCAGGCACGCCTAGAAAAGGGACAAAGGGACGATTGAAAATTCAGAAGAAATCCAAGAGTCAGAAGCCAGCTACAGGACGTAAAGATTCTGTGAAAGATGGAGTATTAGATACTGAATGCACCTTGCTTCCTGTACCAGATTCAGTAGGTCCTGAATCACAAACAGATACCAGTGCTTCTACTGCAGCCATGGTTATTACTGTTTCCCCTAAGCAAAAGGTTAATGTTACGGATATTTCCAAGGTATCAGAAGAACCACCAAAATATGAACCGGACCCCCTTCGTGTGACCCATACTGTTAATAAGAGCCCAACACTTTTCAAACCGCAGCAGCACTTTGACTGTGCAGTTCCTTCTCTTTCACCAACTGGTGTTTCGCTAAAATCTTCACATAACAGTCGGGTTTCCCTCTCTCCTTCAGATCAAAATCAATTAAGAGATGCTGGTATTCATGCACCTGTGACTTCTGTAATTCCTAAAGAGAGTCCAGTTATATCCCCTGATGGCCCAGACCCTGACTCTAATAGCAGCGACTTGCGCAAGATCTTAATGAAGGCCAAAAATATCTCTGTTGCAAGTAGTGTGCCTGGAAACTTGAGGGAGAATCCACCCTCGCTGGAGTCTGTAGTTAACAAGCCTTCTCTGATTGATAGCAGACAGACATCGCTGACAGCTCAGCCTATGATCTGCTCATCAAGCTCACTGTCATCCACTGAACCGAAACAGATCTTTGGTGAGAAGGCAGTGATTTCTGTCATTGCTTCCACTGCTACCTCAGTCATAAGTCGCATTTGCAACCCAACTGAAACTGAGGAAAAGGCAAAAATCAACCCCTTAATGGAAAAACCTCTTCCAAAACAGGTTTATCAGCCTAAGGTGGAAGATAGTGGTACTTACCATGGATCAAATGTGGGTGATGATGGGGGAAATGCTGGACGTTTTGTAGTCGAAAGTGGAAATCTTACCACTGGTCCAAGTTTAGGCCTGAGGGTAAACACCTCAGAAGGAGTTGTAGTATTAAGTCACTCGGGTCAAAAGATTGAAGGAAAAAGTGCCAAAGTTAGTGCCAAAATTAGCCCCATCCCACCAGCAAGTCCTGCAGATATGGAGTCCCAGCAGTTGGTGTCCATGCCCCAAATTAAGCCGGAGCTTTATACTCAGACGCCTACTGCAAAGGGTTCTGTTATTCCATCTGACATTGTTCATTCACTTAAGGCTCAGTCTTCAATAACCTCCAAGCAAGAAAATGTTGGTTTGGATAAGAAGGAATCTGCATATCAAAGTTCTCAAAGTGGTGTTGTAAAACGGTTACCACAAACAGGCAGTTCCCAGGTTATGGGTTACCATCTCACCGAATTCCCAATGGTGTTAAAACACCCAAAAAAGGGCGATGGGTCAGAACCTCTGAGTGATGGGTCTAAACCTTGGCCATCTGCTATAAGTCCAGCCATAAGCCCACATCTTACCTCTCCTTCTGGTAATCATGTTCCTTTTAACCCACCTTCTGACAGAGCTTCTTCTCACCTTGGTGGCATGAAAGAACCTCGTTCACCTCGAAAATCAGGCCATCCTCACTCTCCATTTACAAAAGGCTCCTCTTCACCCAAAGGCATGCCAGTAATGATAGCCACTGGCATACCTACCATACCACAGTATGTCCACCACTCTGAGCAGTCTGTCATCATGCCACCCCACAGTTCTCATGCCACCATTGGCAGGCTTTCTCCTCACCGTGTCAGTCAGGCTGTTCAAATTGGACACCTGTCTCAAGGAGATGTAAGAGTGAATACACCTCCTCTGGCAATGCTGAACTATGGAATCCATTCAGACCCTCTTGGATCTCCTTGGTCTGGACCTCCTCAGCAGCGTTCAGCATCTCCACAAGCAGTTGGAAATAGAGATGTGGTCATGAAGGTGAACCCCGGCAGTGCAAGGTCTCATGAAACGGTGGATGAGGAATCCAGGCGCTTTCATCAAGTGATGGGAAGGCCATCTGCCCCTCCCCTGAAACCAGAATCTCTCCAGCCAGAGTACCGTGCCGGTCTGTCAAGTGCTCTGCAACTGGACCGATACAACATGCAACAGCGGGAAATGCGGATTCTTATGCATCACCAGCAGGGGGAGCGCCCAGCTACGGAGTTGCACCTTGGCAACGAGGGGGTTCCGTCTTCCTCGGCACCTACCAGCATCACGGCGTCTTTATCTCCACGGGCTCATCTGCTGGGGAAGGGCATGTCTGACATGGATTCCTCAAAACCGGTAGATGTAAAAAGGCCTTCTTCACCGGTTTGCAAAGATGCAATGATTCGTGGAACGATGTCTGCAATTGCTTCACCTCAGCGAGTACCCATACACCAAGAATATCAAGCCGTCTACACGAACATTCGAGGCGTTCCGCAACAGTTCGTAGAGAATCCACCCTTAAGTCTTAACCAGCCTCCGCTTATTGCGTCTTCACAG GCTTCTCAAGATGTGAACCATAGCCAACTACAGAATGACACTAATCTGGAGCAAGTAGGGTACCAGTCTGTGGACATGGTCCAGCTTTTGACC AAATACCCTATTATATGGCAAGGCTTACTAGCGTTGAAAAACGACACCGTGGCGGTTCAGCTGCACTTTGTGTGTGGCAACAAGGCTCTGGCGCTGCGCTCCCTGCCCCTGCCTGAGGGTGGCGCTCTTCTGCGCATAGTTCAGAGAATGAGGCTAGAGGCTTCTCAGTTGGAGAGTGTGGCTCGTAGAATGACT GGCGAAAGCGAGTTCTGCCTTTTGTTGGCCATGCCTTGTGGACGGGACCAGGATGATGTTGTAATCCAGTCCCAGGCCTTAAGAGCAGCATTTATCAACTACCTGCAAGCAAAGTTAGCTGCAGGGATAATAAATGTTCCAAATCCAGGCTCCAATCAG CCAGCCTATGTGTTGCAGATATTCCCACCCTGTGAGTTTTCAGAAAGTCACTTGTCCAGGCTCGCACCAGACCTCTTCAGCAGGATCTCCAGCATCAGCCCTCAGCACCTCATGATTGTTATTACCTCTGTATGA